In Alteromonas naphthalenivorans, one DNA window encodes the following:
- a CDS encoding invasion associated locus B family protein: MSFILSQTRFATFAAFYLIFSLNPGAQTSSSSTSTSTTPSMSSKSSVSERWSYQCKNKHCFISQVLISRNKEKAGIVGAINIAISSQKLPIVTLRFSNTAAKEYGLGIKIDESKPIRVSIQQCDTKVCETNMVADDTMLAELKNGKRFMVAFMNTEKEQTTLPFSLSGFTQAYEKLLTHSN; this comes from the coding sequence ATGAGTTTCATATTATCGCAGACCAGATTTGCGACATTTGCCGCCTTTTATCTCATATTCTCACTCAATCCTGGGGCACAAACATCCTCGAGTTCAACATCTACATCAACTACGCCTTCAATGTCTTCAAAAAGCAGCGTCTCAGAAAGGTGGAGCTATCAATGTAAAAATAAACATTGTTTCATTAGCCAAGTTTTAATTTCTCGCAACAAGGAAAAGGCGGGTATTGTAGGTGCTATAAATATTGCGATTTCTTCGCAAAAACTACCTATTGTTACCCTCAGGTTTAGCAATACTGCGGCGAAAGAATATGGTCTAGGGATAAAAATAGATGAAAGTAAGCCAATTCGCGTTAGTATTCAGCAATGTGACACTAAAGTGTGCGAAACCAATATGGTTGCAGACGATACCATGCTAGCAGAGCTTAAAAATGGCAAACGCTTTATGGTTGCTTTTATGAATACAGAAAAAGAACAAACAACACTCCCCTTTTCTCTTAGTGGCTTCACGCAAGCCTACGAAAAATTGCTAACCCACAGTAATTAA
- a CDS encoding nidogen-like domain-containing protein — translation MKFKNTLLAASLSFAAFSLQTHADVIISGMGGQADYGSEQTYTEFAPLFNLPFNVNIDGVNFDTFRAFKNGNIDLFSSELSNLEPVLATLSPFVARGNYDCGSCGDTYIGSPSEDVVAVTWVDMSLDAFANGDDETNRQNTFQALIIDRSDDTGQIGDIDIEFRYDELSYRDEGFELNLDGTSLVFGQSEAGVYLPNEEFIALPGSGTVDILELVNNSNVGEDGIWSYSVRNGEVTLAGSQSGSDGTGTELDPFMPSDDVDGSWEFEFSITDDEVIFIDPDVAIGYDYVVESGPEIASVILPSGFDADYELWLMGTSGWEFADNLTAEEEYFFGPDGVTEFRILGIDTTNMIDPDDALAFITGLSFVDTGGVVMTQTPITEFVASPTSVSEPRMFFVLLSAFGLFAIRARKRTK, via the coding sequence ATGAAATTCAAGAACACACTCCTTGCTGCGTCTCTCTCTTTTGCCGCGTTCTCTTTGCAAACTCATGCTGACGTTATCATCTCAGGTATGGGCGGCCAAGCTGACTATGGCTCAGAACAAACATATACGGAGTTCGCGCCACTGTTCAATCTTCCCTTTAATGTCAATATTGATGGAGTCAACTTTGACACCTTTAGAGCATTTAAAAATGGGAATATCGATTTATTTAGCAGTGAACTTTCAAATTTAGAGCCTGTCTTAGCCACACTAAGCCCTTTTGTGGCAAGAGGAAACTACGACTGCGGAAGCTGTGGTGATACCTATATCGGCTCACCGTCAGAAGATGTTGTTGCCGTTACGTGGGTAGACATGAGTTTAGATGCATTTGCTAACGGCGATGATGAAACCAATCGTCAGAATACCTTTCAAGCACTAATCATCGACCGCTCTGACGATACAGGTCAAATTGGCGATATAGATATCGAGTTTCGCTACGATGAACTTTCTTATCGCGACGAAGGGTTCGAATTAAATCTAGATGGTACTTCTCTTGTTTTCGGTCAATCAGAGGCCGGAGTATATCTACCTAACGAAGAGTTTATTGCGTTACCTGGCAGCGGTACGGTAGACATTCTAGAACTCGTTAACAACTCAAATGTTGGCGAGGACGGTATATGGTCATATTCTGTTCGTAACGGTGAAGTGACCTTAGCGGGCTCTCAATCTGGAAGCGACGGTACGGGTACTGAGCTTGACCCTTTCATGCCTTCAGATGACGTAGATGGCAGTTGGGAATTCGAGTTTAGTATTACAGATGATGAAGTTATATTTATCGACCCTGACGTAGCGATTGGTTACGACTATGTAGTGGAGTCTGGTCCAGAGATTGCGTCAGTTATTTTACCAAGTGGCTTCGATGCTGATTACGAATTATGGTTGATGGGTACTTCTGGTTGGGAGTTCGCTGACAACCTTACAGCCGAAGAAGAGTACTTCTTTGGTCCTGACGGCGTGACTGAGTTTCGTATTTTGGGTATAGACACTACGAACATGATTGACCCAGACGATGCATTGGCATTTATTACTGGTTTGTCGTTCGTCGATACTGGCGGTGTAGTTATGACACAAACTCCCATTACTGAATTTGTTGCTAGCCCAACATCAGTAAGTGAGCCTAGAATGTTTTTCGTACTACTTTCTGCTTTTGGTTTGTTCGCCATCCGCGCTCGCAAAAGAACTAAATAA
- a CDS encoding PQQ-dependent sugar dehydrogenase, giving the protein MRKRITRQKVALLFTMLATSFVASAQSGSPAKVELKGSKGTTLVGEAITSFENPWAMAFLPDGHSLVTEKAGTLWLLDKNQQKRFAVTGTPNVTPRGQGGLGDVIVHPEFKTNSTIYISYIERDPKDDAYSGAVIERATLNISDSGANLSDREVIWHQSPKVTGNGHYSHRMAFSPDGYLFITSGDRQKFTPAQNMAMNLGKILRLNADGSVPQDNPFYGNGSVTEQIWTLGHRNPLGIDFDEQGNLWSHEMGPRHGDELNIIEKARNYGYPIVSQGDHYSGVKIPNHEDYPIYKAPENAWVPAISPAGFIIYKGDLHKGWKGNGFIGGLSSEALVRVTFSQDGQKWNVEEAERYEWGKRIREVEQDNKGNIYVLEDKEGGRLIKLRPNN; this is encoded by the coding sequence ATGCGAAAACGTATCACGCGACAAAAAGTAGCTTTGCTTTTTACTATGCTAGCAACCTCCTTCGTTGCGTCGGCTCAGTCTGGCTCTCCTGCAAAGGTCGAGTTGAAAGGCAGCAAGGGCACTACGCTTGTCGGAGAAGCCATAACATCATTCGAAAACCCTTGGGCAATGGCATTTTTACCTGATGGGCATAGTTTAGTAACAGAAAAGGCTGGCACACTATGGTTGCTTGATAAAAACCAGCAGAAGCGCTTTGCAGTAACGGGTACTCCAAACGTTACACCGCGAGGGCAAGGTGGCTTGGGCGATGTAATTGTTCACCCTGAATTTAAAACGAATAGCACCATCTACATTTCCTACATAGAGCGCGATCCTAAAGACGATGCCTACAGCGGGGCAGTGATTGAGCGCGCAACACTAAATATTTCTGATAGCGGTGCAAATTTGTCTGACAGAGAAGTTATTTGGCATCAATCACCGAAAGTAACCGGAAATGGGCACTATTCACATCGTATGGCGTTTTCGCCGGACGGCTACTTGTTTATTACGTCAGGAGACAGGCAGAAATTTACGCCAGCGCAAAACATGGCGATGAACTTGGGAAAAATTTTGCGCTTAAATGCAGATGGAAGCGTGCCACAGGATAATCCATTTTATGGCAACGGTAGCGTGACAGAGCAAATATGGACGCTAGGGCACCGTAACCCATTGGGTATTGATTTCGACGAACAGGGGAATTTATGGTCCCATGAAATGGGGCCCCGTCATGGTGATGAGCTTAATATTATTGAAAAAGCGCGCAACTATGGTTACCCCATCGTTTCGCAGGGCGACCATTATTCAGGTGTAAAAATACCGAACCACGAAGATTATCCTATTTATAAAGCACCCGAAAATGCGTGGGTACCTGCTATAAGCCCAGCGGGTTTTATTATTTATAAAGGTGATTTACATAAAGGTTGGAAAGGGAATGGTTTCATTGGCGGCTTGTCTTCAGAAGCGCTAGTGCGGGTTACGTTTAGTCAAGATGGTCAAAAGTGGAATGTTGAAGAGGCGGAACGTTACGAATGGGGTAAACGGATTCGTGAAGTTGAACAAGATAACAAGGGCAACATATATGTACTTGAAGACAAAGAAGGTGGCCGCTTAATAAAACTTCGGCCCAATAATTAG
- a CDS encoding PA4780 family RIO1-like protein kinase, giving the protein MKIPKRLQPLVDDGLIDEVLSRLMSGKEADVFVVRCGEHVRCAKVYKDAVKRSFKKAAQYQEGRKVRGGRQARAMGKRSSYGRQIEEEIWQTAEVDALSRLNEAGVRVPDTYCCIDGVLLMELVSDEHGDVAPQLGHVSFSKEEAIAQHKLMMHNIMLMLCAGIIHGDLSEFNVLVDDKGPVIIDLPQAVNASANNNAEAMFARDVNNIRRYYSEFAPDLLKTNYAKEMWALFEEANLTPNSVLTGEFEDDSEDADVDAILEEIQAAADEEQERLARINFSDDDN; this is encoded by the coding sequence GTGAAGATACCTAAACGCCTACAACCCCTCGTCGATGATGGTTTAATTGATGAAGTACTAAGCCGCTTAATGAGCGGCAAAGAAGCCGATGTTTTTGTTGTTCGCTGTGGTGAACATGTTCGTTGTGCAAAAGTTTATAAAGATGCGGTTAAACGCAGCTTCAAAAAAGCAGCACAGTATCAAGAAGGCCGAAAAGTACGAGGCGGACGCCAAGCACGTGCCATGGGTAAACGTTCTAGTTACGGACGTCAAATAGAAGAAGAGATTTGGCAAACCGCTGAGGTTGATGCTTTGTCACGCTTAAATGAAGCTGGCGTACGTGTACCAGACACATATTGCTGTATTGACGGCGTACTGCTTATGGAGCTTGTGTCGGACGAACACGGCGATGTAGCGCCGCAGTTGGGGCATGTTAGCTTTAGCAAAGAAGAAGCAATAGCCCAGCATAAACTCATGATGCACAATATTATGCTTATGCTTTGCGCCGGTATTATTCACGGCGACTTGTCGGAGTTTAACGTTCTTGTTGACGACAAAGGCCCTGTGATTATCGATTTGCCACAGGCAGTTAATGCGTCAGCCAACAACAACGCCGAGGCCATGTTCGCCCGCGACGTTAATAATATTCGCCGTTATTACAGCGAGTTTGCTCCCGACCTTTTGAAAACTAACTACGCCAAGGAAATGTGGGCACTGTTTGAAGAAGCCAACCTAACGCCAAACTCTGTTCTTACTGGTGAATTTGAAGATGACAGTGAAGATGCTGATGTAGACGCAATTCTTGAAGAAATACAAGCAGCCGCAGATGAAGAGCAAGAACGATTAGCCCGTATTAATTTTTCTGATGATGATAATTGA
- a CDS encoding GlxA family transcriptional regulator produces MAEFDSTFEADAFDAGVNTNADTDIIPIYIVLLPELLMLDVVGPAEVFAYANRYGKPHFKLHFVGPQTTLKNSLGMKLSVDPLPKTVEPNAWLLVTGMVGNEIKLDTPSLQKVCVWLAEQQFAKVISVCAGALVLAKSGLLKNKKCTTHFMHCNELSALLTSKQVLENRLFVQDDNVYTSAGVSAGIDLALHLVQQQIGPQVSAKIARQMVLFIRRGMQDPSLSPYLEHRNHLQQRIHRIQDKIQQDPAKSWSVDELADLGHCSKRHFARIFKDSTGITSKEYIYKLRLSLAQQLLQHSPLQVEEIAQRCGFEDPRQFRRLWARYHSSPPSSYRSE; encoded by the coding sequence ATGGCTGAATTTGATAGCACTTTTGAAGCAGACGCTTTCGATGCTGGCGTGAATACAAATGCCGATACCGACATTATTCCTATCTACATAGTATTGCTTCCAGAGCTTTTAATGTTAGACGTGGTAGGCCCTGCAGAGGTTTTTGCTTATGCAAATCGCTACGGAAAACCCCATTTTAAACTGCATTTTGTTGGGCCGCAGACCACGCTTAAAAACTCCCTAGGTATGAAGTTGTCGGTTGACCCTCTACCAAAAACGGTTGAACCAAACGCTTGGCTACTAGTTACGGGCATGGTGGGTAACGAAATTAAGCTTGATACGCCGTCGCTGCAAAAGGTGTGTGTGTGGTTAGCAGAACAGCAATTTGCCAAAGTGATCAGTGTTTGTGCGGGTGCGTTGGTATTGGCAAAATCGGGGTTACTGAAGAATAAAAAATGCACCACACACTTTATGCACTGCAACGAGTTATCTGCTTTACTTACCTCTAAGCAAGTACTTGAAAACCGCTTGTTTGTGCAAGATGACAATGTATATACCAGTGCTGGCGTATCAGCTGGAATTGATTTAGCGCTTCACTTAGTACAACAGCAAATTGGCCCCCAAGTATCGGCAAAGATAGCCAGACAAATGGTGCTTTTTATTCGCCGAGGTATGCAAGATCCTAGTTTGTCACCGTATCTGGAGCACAGAAACCATTTGCAGCAAAGAATTCATAGAATTCAAGATAAGATTCAGCAAGATCCGGCTAAAAGTTGGAGTGTAGACGAACTGGCTGACTTAGGGCATTGCAGTAAACGCCACTTTGCACGCATATTTAAAGACAGCACCGGCATTACCAGTAAAGAGTATATTTACAAGTTACGATTAAGTTTGGCCCAGCAGCTTTTGCAGCACTCGCCGTTGCAAGTAGAAGAAATCGCCCAGCGGTGTGGGTTTGAAGACCCAAGGCAGTTTAGGCGTCTTTGGGCCAGGTACCACAGCAGCCCGCCTTCATCCTATCGATCAGAATAA
- a CDS encoding DUF1272 domain-containing protein, protein MLILKPNCECCNASLPANSSKAYICTYECTFCEDCLKGILQGVCPNCGGDLQQRPIRPVKAYRPGLGLRHHSASKKKVVGQLSEQEITTFVDTIKHIPAHQR, encoded by the coding sequence ATGTTGATACTTAAACCTAATTGCGAATGTTGTAATGCATCTTTACCTGCCAACTCATCAAAGGCTTACATTTGCACTTACGAATGTACATTTTGCGAAGATTGTTTGAAGGGAATATTGCAAGGCGTTTGCCCTAACTGCGGGGGGGACTTGCAACAAAGGCCTATACGCCCTGTAAAAGCGTATCGTCCGGGTTTGGGTTTACGGCATCATAGTGCAAGTAAAAAGAAGGTTGTCGGGCAACTCAGTGAGCAAGAAATCACTACATTTGTAGACACTATAAAGCATATTCCGGCGCATCAGCGCTAA
- a CDS encoding ABC transporter ATP-binding protein → MGNETVVSMQNIHKKYTGSEIETLALQGISLDIHSGEFVAITGPSGCGKSTLLTIMGLLDSASEGEYEISGIDTKGLSVDQRTQVRNQHIGYVFQSFNLIDSMSIFENVALPLAHRGEKTEAIKAAVFEALDKVGMQHKINFKPNQLSGGQQQRVAIARALVGKPDLILVDEPTGNLDTKNGDAVMKLLMELNQQGATIVMVTHDSRYSGLANRQIQLLDGKVVGEKQMRIEREQVVV, encoded by the coding sequence ATGGGAAATGAAACTGTAGTAAGCATGCAAAACATACATAAGAAATATACCGGCTCTGAAATAGAGACCCTTGCGTTACAAGGTATTTCACTTGATATACACAGTGGTGAGTTTGTTGCTATTACCGGTCCTTCTGGCTGTGGGAAATCGACATTACTTACCATTATGGGCCTGCTAGACAGTGCAAGTGAAGGGGAATATGAAATTAGTGGTATTGATACAAAGGGCCTGTCGGTAGATCAGAGAACCCAAGTGCGAAATCAGCACATAGGCTACGTGTTTCAGTCTTTTAATCTTATCGATAGCATGAGCATTTTTGAAAACGTAGCTCTTCCCTTAGCGCATAGGGGCGAGAAAACAGAAGCAATAAAAGCTGCCGTATTTGAGGCGTTAGATAAAGTAGGTATGCAGCATAAAATTAACTTTAAGCCTAATCAGCTTTCAGGTGGTCAGCAACAGCGTGTGGCCATCGCCCGAGCTCTAGTCGGTAAGCCAGATTTAATACTCGTTGATGAGCCAACTGGAAATCTTGATACTAAAAACGGTGACGCGGTCATGAAGCTATTAATGGAGCTAAATCAGCAAGGTGCCACCATAGTGATGGTAACGCATGACAGCCGTTATAGCGGCTTAGCAAACCGTCAGATTCAACTGTTAGATGGTAAAGTTGTGGGTGAGAAACAAATGCGCATTGAGCGTGAGCAGGTGGTGGTATGA
- a CDS encoding efflux RND transporter periplasmic adaptor subunit, producing MKIELSRKKNLKHWYVMGALVLAALSATIMLNTEDVLVVSSGDVDVLKVEQGNIDLFSQAFGELFSEQERLLTSQAAGKVAEIYLRPGAHVEPSTVILSLANPELNRTYQSAVGDYNAQKVQLESFELEQQNERLDYQSRMADIEAALERGQLELSVNKQLSARGVSAKLEIQRAELTVKQEAKKLEFERQKYQHFLKVQAFQLKQRQIELEQLNQQVALLLSQLDDMQVKAGIYGTLQSLDVEIGETLPQGTVLGKVGSVDKLLARLRVPQHQADQITVGAPVELTTRKGQISGEVNLIGSVVSNGVVIAEVKLTGELPSDARPFAPVTGQIFMRTQIDALYVTQLAGLRPMSQLDRFVMVTDEMHAEKRRIQLGGLTKGKLIIQSGVDADEHFISQMQDEWSAHDTITIREEG from the coding sequence ATGAAAATAGAATTATCTCGGAAAAAAAATCTTAAACATTGGTATGTAATGGGGGCGTTAGTTTTGGCAGCGCTAAGCGCTACTATAATGCTAAACACTGAAGACGTGCTAGTGGTATCTAGCGGCGACGTAGACGTGCTAAAAGTGGAGCAAGGTAATATTGATTTATTCAGTCAGGCATTTGGCGAGCTGTTTTCAGAACAAGAGCGTTTATTAACATCACAAGCAGCGGGGAAAGTGGCAGAGATTTACCTGCGACCAGGCGCGCACGTTGAACCTAGCACGGTTATATTGTCGCTGGCCAATCCTGAGTTGAACCGTACTTACCAATCTGCAGTGGGTGACTATAATGCGCAAAAAGTTCAGCTGGAATCCTTTGAGTTAGAGCAGCAGAATGAACGTTTAGACTACCAGAGTCGAATGGCCGATATTGAAGCAGCACTAGAGCGCGGGCAGCTGGAACTCAGCGTCAATAAGCAGCTTTCCGCGCGAGGTGTGTCAGCAAAACTTGAAATTCAGCGCGCTGAACTTACCGTTAAACAAGAAGCTAAAAAACTCGAGTTCGAGCGCCAAAAATACCAACACTTTCTTAAAGTACAGGCTTTCCAACTGAAACAACGTCAAATAGAGCTTGAGCAACTTAATCAGCAAGTAGCATTACTTTTAAGTCAATTAGACGACATGCAGGTTAAGGCTGGCATTTACGGTACGCTGCAAAGCTTAGATGTAGAAATAGGCGAAACGCTACCACAAGGCACTGTGCTTGGAAAAGTGGGATCGGTAGATAAACTCCTTGCTCGTTTGCGTGTGCCACAGCATCAGGCCGATCAAATTACCGTAGGGGCACCCGTTGAACTTACCACTCGAAAAGGACAGATAAGTGGTGAGGTTAACCTAATTGGCTCAGTTGTTAGTAACGGCGTGGTTATCGCTGAAGTTAAACTAACCGGTGAACTTCCCTCAGATGCCCGTCCTTTTGCGCCTGTTACTGGGCAAATATTTATGAGAACACAAATTGATGCCTTGTATGTCACCCAGCTCGCTGGATTACGTCCAATGTCTCAACTTGATCGGTTCGTGATGGTAACAGATGAGATGCACGCTGAGAAACGACGCATACAGCTAGGAGGGCTGACCAAAGGCAAGCTAATTATTCAGTCTGGTGTAGACGCAGATGAACACTTTATATCGCAAATGCAGGACGAATGGTCCGCTCACGACACAATAACAATCAGAGAAGAGGGATAA
- a CDS encoding DEAD/DEAH box helicase — protein sequence MSFSALGLCTELLNTVAEKGYTTPSPIQQEAIPAILSKQDLIAIAQTGTGKTASFSLPILQLLADKPRSEPNCVRALIIAPTRELAAQVAQNVEQYSQNLKVRSTAVFGGVRIEPQKYALAQGVDILIATPGRLLDLYEQGDINFEHLEILVLDEADRMLDLGFIDHIHHIQKLLPEKRQTLLFSATFSKEIKTLATTMLNTPKTIELARAKDHIEKITQILHPVDKERKNELLIHLIENNDWSQILVFTRTKRGADELRNELEAKGIVAESIHANRTQQARTLALNGFRDGSIKVLIGTDLAARGIDIQQLPCVINVDLPYVAEDYIHRIGRTGRASSEGLAISLFSDDEAKQLKTIERLLGRQFKKTFIAEFAPKPKPKPPAAKIEEDLYGNFEADDKPKGKGRSKGRRKRR from the coding sequence ATGTCATTTAGCGCGCTAGGCCTGTGTACTGAACTTTTAAATACCGTTGCTGAAAAGGGCTATACCACCCCATCTCCAATTCAGCAGGAAGCCATTCCAGCAATATTAAGTAAACAAGACCTTATTGCGATTGCACAAACAGGAACGGGGAAAACAGCGAGTTTTTCACTGCCTATTTTGCAGCTATTGGCAGACAAGCCTCGCTCTGAGCCTAACTGTGTACGCGCGCTAATCATAGCTCCTACTAGAGAGCTTGCCGCACAGGTTGCCCAGAACGTGGAACAATATAGCCAGAATCTAAAAGTCCGCTCAACCGCCGTGTTTGGTGGCGTGCGAATTGAACCTCAAAAATATGCGTTAGCCCAAGGTGTAGACATTCTCATCGCAACACCAGGGCGCTTGCTAGATTTGTATGAACAAGGTGATATTAACTTCGAGCACCTTGAAATATTGGTGCTAGATGAAGCCGACCGCATGCTGGACTTAGGGTTTATTGACCATATTCATCACATACAAAAGCTTCTGCCAGAGAAACGTCAAACGCTACTCTTTTCAGCCACGTTTTCAAAAGAAATTAAAACATTAGCAACCACGATGCTGAACACCCCTAAAACTATCGAGTTAGCTAGGGCTAAAGATCACATTGAAAAGATTACGCAAATATTGCATCCGGTAGATAAAGAGCGAAAAAACGAGCTTCTTATTCACCTTATTGAAAATAATGACTGGTCTCAAATATTGGTATTTACGCGTACCAAACGCGGCGCAGATGAGTTAAGGAATGAACTTGAAGCGAAAGGTATTGTTGCAGAGTCTATTCATGCCAATAGAACGCAGCAAGCACGCACATTAGCGTTAAATGGTTTTAGAGATGGCAGCATTAAAGTACTGATTGGAACAGACCTAGCCGCTAGAGGCATTGATATTCAGCAATTGCCATGCGTGATTAATGTCGACCTGCCCTATGTAGCTGAGGACTATATTCATAGAATTGGCCGTACAGGCAGAGCGTCGTCAGAGGGCTTGGCTATTTCGCTATTCAGCGACGACGAAGCAAAGCAGCTAAAAACCATCGAACGTCTTCTTGGCAGGCAATTTAAAAAGACCTTCATTGCCGAATTTGCGCCGAAGCCAAAACCGAAGCCACCCGCTGCTAAGATTGAAGAAGACTTATACGGGAATTTTGAGGCTGACGACAAGCCGAAAGGTAAAGGTAGATCGAAAGGGCGTAGAAAGCGTCGCTAG
- a CDS encoding O-acetylserine/cysteine exporter, with amino-acid sequence MLGKDLLIAIFIVVIWGVNFVAIAWGLEGMPPLLMGGLRFLLVASVGALFFKRPNTPFIWWVAYAVPISFLQFAFLFSAMAYGMPAGLASLALQAQALFTMIFAMFFLKESIKNYQVWAFFIAAFGLTFIALSKDDHSITALGFGLTMAGAASWALGNISARSISNRGFNSNVNLVVWSAWVPPIPFFIGSYLIEGPEQIITSLSGFSWVSFGALLYLAVGATITGYGLWSYLLTRYPAGQIAPLSLGVPVVGLSSAALMLGESITPMQWLGIILVLFGLLLNTFGGRFRRKVAVSV; translated from the coding sequence ATGTTAGGTAAAGATTTGTTGATCGCTATATTTATTGTGGTGATATGGGGCGTGAATTTCGTTGCAATTGCTTGGGGGTTAGAAGGTATGCCTCCTTTACTTATGGGCGGTTTGCGCTTTCTATTAGTGGCTTCGGTGGGGGCTTTATTTTTTAAACGACCCAATACCCCATTTATATGGTGGGTGGCCTATGCTGTGCCTATTAGCTTTCTGCAATTTGCATTTTTATTTTCAGCTATGGCCTATGGGATGCCCGCTGGGTTAGCGTCGCTTGCGTTGCAAGCACAGGCGTTGTTTACCATGATTTTTGCTATGTTTTTTCTAAAAGAATCAATAAAGAATTATCAAGTGTGGGCCTTTTTTATTGCCGCGTTTGGCTTAACTTTTATTGCACTAAGTAAAGACGACCATAGCATCACAGCCCTAGGGTTCGGTTTAACCATGGCAGGTGCGGCTAGCTGGGCTTTGGGTAATATTAGCGCGAGAAGCATTAGCAATCGAGGCTTTAATTCGAACGTTAATTTAGTGGTTTGGAGCGCATGGGTACCGCCTATTCCATTTTTCATCGGCAGTTATTTAATTGAAGGGCCCGAGCAAATTATTACTAGTTTAAGTGGGTTTAGTTGGGTGTCGTTTGGCGCGTTACTGTATCTGGCGGTTGGCGCCACTATTACGGGATATGGGCTTTGGAGCTATTTATTAACTCGCTACCCAGCTGGCCAAATTGCGCCGTTGTCGTTAGGCGTCCCCGTTGTAGGGTTAAGCTCTGCTGCGCTCATGCTTGGTGAGAGTATTACGCCTATGCAGTGGCTGGGTATTATTTTGGTTTTGTTTGGCCTGCTACTTAATACCTTTGGTGGTCGCTTTCGCCGTAAAGTGGCAGTGAGTGTGTGA